One Brassica napus cultivar Da-Ae chromosome C2, Da-Ae, whole genome shotgun sequence DNA window includes the following coding sequences:
- the LOC106381796 gene encoding CBL-interacting serine/threonine-protein kinase 20, which translates to MDKNGIVLMKRYELGRLLGKGTFAKVYHARNLKTGESVAIKVIDKEKVTKVGLIDQIKREISVMRLVRHPNVVFLHEVMASKTKIYFVMEYVKGGELFNKVSKGKLKEDNARKYFQQLIGAIDYCHSRGVYHRDLKPENLLLDENGDLKISDFGLSALRESRKQDGLLHTTCGTPAYVAPEVICKKGYDGDKADVWSCGVVLYVLLAGFLPFHQQNLVEMYRKIKNGEFKCPNWFPPEVKKLLSRILDPNPNSRIKINKIMENSWFQKGFKKIETPKSPDSNQIESLISDVHAAFAVQPMCYNAFDLISSLSQGFDLSGLFEKEERSESMFTTKKEAKEIVSKFEEIATSSERFDLKKSNVGVKMEDRREGRKGQLAIDVEIFEVTKSFHMVEFKKSKGDTMEYKQFCDGELKPSLKDIVWKWQGNNNNTNENVA; encoded by the coding sequence ATGGATAAAAACGGCATCGTGCTGATGAAAAGGTACGAATTAGGCCGTCTTCTAGGGAAGGGCACATTCGCGAAAGTGTATCACGCACGTAACCTTAAAACGGGTGAAAGCGTAGCGATCAAGGTAATCGataaggagaaagtcacaaaagtCGGATTAATCGATCAAATCAAACGAGAAATCTCGGTGATGCGTCTCGTTCGTCACCCAAACGTCGTGTTCCTCCACGAAGTCATGGCGAGCAAAACAAAGATCTATTTTGTGATGGAGTACGTTAAAGGCGGTGAGCTTTTCAACAAAGTCTCTAAAGGAAAGCTTAAAGAAGACAATGCTAGAAAATATTTCCAGCAACTGATTGGAGCAATCGATTATTGCCATAGTCGCGGAGTTTACCACCGTGATCTCAAGCCAGAGAATCTGCTTCTAGACGAAAATGGCGATTTGAAGATATCTGATTTTGGGCTCAGCGCGTTGAGAGAGTCGAGGAAACAAGATGGCTTGCTTCACACGACATGTGGAACACCTGCTTACGTGGCGCCTGAAGTGATCTGCAAGAAAGGTTATGATGGTGACAAAGCTGATGTTTGGTCTTGTGGAGTTGTGTTGTATGTTTTGTTGGCTGGTTTTCTTCCGTTTCATCAACAGAATCTTGTCGAAATGTATCGGAAGATCAAGAATGGGGAATTCAAATGTCCAAACTGGTTTCCACCTGAGGTCAAGAAGCTATTATCTCGAATTCTTGATCCTAACCCTAATTCAAGAATCAAGATTAACAAAATCATGGAGAATTCTTGGTTTCAAAAGGGTTTCAAGAAGATAGAAACTCCTAAATCGCCTGATAGTAATCAGATCGAATCGCTAATCAGTGACGTGCACGCAGCATTTGCGGTACAGCCGATGTGTTACAATGCATTTGACCTAATCTCCTCTTTGTCTCAAGGATTTGATCTCTCGGGATTGtttgagaaagaagagagatcaGAATCGATGTTTACGACAAAGAAGGAAGCGAAGGAGATAGTGTCGAAATTCGAAGAGATAGCTACTAGTAGTGAGAGGTTCGATTTGAAGAAGAGTAATGTAGGAGTGAAGATGGAGGatagaagagaaggaagaaaagGACAACTCGCAATTGATGTTGAGATATTTGAAGTGACAAAGAGTTTTCATATGGTTGAGTTTAAGAAAAGTAAAGGTGATACAATGGAGTATAAACAGTTTTGCGATGGTGAGCTTAAGCCTTCGTTGAAAGATATTGTTTGGAAATGGCAAGGAAACAACAACAATACCAATGAGAATGTTGCCTAA